In Bacteroidota bacterium, the DNA window ACGGATCATTTTATATGATCAAGTTTTGTTGGAGCAACAACAGCGCAGCAATCAAAACCTGAAAATCGATGAGCACGAATTCAATCTTGTCCAAAATGCCTATCGAGATCTCAAACAGAATTTCGACAACAATCGCTTCTTTGGACCAGCCGATGAATTCTATTTCCGTGAAATGGAAATGCTCCGGCTCCACCCTCGGAATCTTGTGACAAGATGCTTTTCTTGGAGGGCCTTGTATAGGTTGACGAGTGGATATGGTCTCTTTTGGCTTAACGGCATATTGTCACTGCTCTTCACCGTTCTCATATTCGCCGCTCTGACATTACTTACAGGTTTTGAGAAACCTCAGATCAACTATGACCTTGCATTTTCCTTCCCTACGGTATCAAAACTCTGGTCCGACTATCTTGATGCGCTGACATATAACTTGCTCAGTGTCTTTCCAGCAAAGGACATTTCCGCGGTCTACTTGCCTTCCATTTGCACTCGAATTGTCCAAATCCCCGAATATGCGCTTATCGCCACTTTCTCCACGCTGACTATATTGGCAATACGACGGAGATTCAAACGGTAGACAGGAAAGCCATCCATCCTCAAAACCCAAACCCCGACGTCAGGTACACCTTCACGCTTCTGCTGCGGTGAGACGAATTGAGTAACTCAACAATCTCCATCTTCATACAAAGCGAAAATGACGCCGCTTA includes these proteins:
- a CDS encoding pentapeptide repeat-containing protein; amino-acid sequence: EENVDFSECTFVGSETRFVDCTFKKGASFLGSRFEAEKTTFSRCTFEAETKFNHAVFKNATIFEGSRDSSTNLLFKGHVQFKYISIREPKEFTFRYVNFENVEFRGTDLQDLRVTSVNWRKAKTSIAGRERIILYDQVLLEQQQRSNQNLKIDEHEFNLVQNAYRDLKQNFDNNRFFGPADEFYFREMEMLRLHPRNLVTRCFSWRALYRLTSGYGLFWLNGILSLLFTVLIFAALTLLTGFEKPQINYDLAFSFPTVSKLWSDYLDALTYNLLSVFPAKDISAVYLPSICTRIVQIPEYALIATFSTLTILAIRRRFKR